The nucleotide window ATGGGGCTGCCACTCATGCCCTGGATGATGCCGCCGGTAATATTCAAAAGCCGCGGATCGGTTACCCGGATGACCATCCCCTTCCCGTCGGTGCGGTGGGGCATGACCCGATCGATGGTGATCTGAAATCGCTCCAGCTTGTCGCCTTCGACGACGGTGATGATCTCGGCCGGGCCTTCCTGCACCTGGGCCGAGAGGGCGATGGGCAGGGGATCGGGGTAGTAGGGATTGTTCAGCTTGCCCTCCAGACGGCCAAAGATCCCCACCATCGTGTTGTGCTGGATCGTGCCGGTGAAGGGAGGGTCGTCTTCCTGAAAGACACCGACCTTCTCGCCCGGAGCGCCCCGTTTGCCTTGCTGGATCGACTTGACCAGGGCCGGGATGATGCGTCCTTCGGCCACATCGATGCGCTGATTCGTATCGGCGTCATTGATCACGTGCCCAAGGGCGCCGTAGGTCTTGCTCTTCGGCTCGTAAAAGGTCAGGGTGCCGACACCGGAGGCGCGGTCGCGCACATAGAGACCGACGCGGAAGCGCTTCGTTTCGGCGCAACGGACCGGATCGACAGCGACCATCGTCAACTGTCCGTTGCGGGACATCTCGATCTCCAGCTTTTTCCCCGCTCTGCCCGCTTCATCGATGACGCGGGCCAGTTCGGCGTCGCTCTTGATCGGCTGGCCGTTCACCTTGTGGATCACGTCGCCCAATTGGATCCCGGCATCCTTCCCAGGGTAGTGCTTGGCGCCCTGTTCGTCAGTGATGGGCGCCTGTCCGACGACGATCACCCCCTGGGAGTGCAGGAGCACCCCGATGGAGTGGCCGCCAGTCAGCAGTTGCATCGGCGGGAGCACATCAACGACGATGTGTTTTAGAGGAATCCAGCCCAACAGGCGCAGGCTGATGTCGAGCCGGCCAGGTTCTTCCGTCGCGTTGGCCGGTGTGACGGCGATGGCGCCGGGAAACTCGTCAGGGGTCCATTCCGGTGACCGCTGGAGAGCGGCCAGATTCATCCGTCGCAGTTCCAGCGTAACATGTCGCAGCATGTTTTGGGGAAACATGCTGTTGATGGGGATTTCCTCACCGACCGTCGTGCGCAACCGTGACGGTGTCAGCCAGAGGCTCAGCGCCTCATCGGTGAGGCTTCCGGCAATCAACGACAGGGCCAGGAGCAGACCGATGCACCGTTTCAACCGCTCTCTTGCCATCCGCCACCTCCTCGGGGCATACTTACGGATTTTACAGGGCGCGCCACCAGAGCGCAGAGGACGCCGCCCATCGTTCGTTTACCGGTTTCTGGAGCGCTTTTTCATTGGGGCGTCTCTACTTTCTCCCCAATGAGCCGACCGTATCCCGCTAAGCCGTGGGTATCCCGAAAACCCTTGGGTATGACGAAATCTGCCTGCCAGAAAAACCAGCCGGCAGGAGAAAAAAGCGGCCCCGCCATCATTCGGCGGGGCCGCTCCGTTCCCAGAAATCCTTCTCTTTTTAGGAACTTTTTTTCGCCTGAGCAAACATCTCCCGGGCATGGCTGTGGGTCAGCGCGCTGGCCCGGTCGCCGCCGAGCATGCGTGCCAACTCCTTCACGCGCTCCTCTTCGTCAAGGGCGTCGATCCGAGTCATCGTCCGTTGGCCGCGAACCGTCTTCAAGATACGGAAATGGCTGTCAGCGTAGGCGGCCAGTTGGGGCGCATGGGTCACACAGATCACCTGCACCGCCTCGGCCACCTCGGCCATCTTCTGGGCCACCGCCTGCAAGGCTTGTCCGCCGATGCCGGCGTCGATCTCGTCGAAGATCAGCGAAGGGATGCCTTCCACACGGGCCAAGAGCGTCTTAAAGGCCAACAGAATCCGCCCCGTCTCACCGCCTGAGGCGATCTTGGCCAGCGGCTTCGGCGGCTCGCCCAGGTTCGGCGTAAAGAGAAACTCGATCTCTTCGGCGCCCGATGCCGAAGGTTCTGTTCGAGCATCGAGTCTCACCTCCAGCTTGGCCCGGTTCATGCCGAGAAAAGCCAGTTCCTTGCCCATC belongs to Heliomicrobium gestii and includes:
- the spoIVB gene encoding SpoIVB peptidase — its product is MARERLKRCIGLLLALSLIAGSLTDEALSLWLTPSRLRTTVGEEIPINSMFPQNMLRHVTLELRRMNLAALQRSPEWTPDEFPGAIAVTPANATEEPGRLDISLRLLGWIPLKHIVVDVLPPMQLLTGGHSIGVLLHSQGVIVVGQAPITDEQGAKHYPGKDAGIQLGDVIHKVNGQPIKSDAELARVIDEAGRAGKKLEIEMSRNGQLTMVAVDPVRCAETKRFRVGLYVRDRASGVGTLTFYEPKSKTYGALGHVINDADTNQRIDVAEGRIIPALVKSIQQGKRGAPGEKVGVFQEDDPPFTGTIQHNTMVGIFGRLEGKLNNPYYPDPLPIALSAQVQEGPAEIITVVEGDKLERFQITIDRVMPHRTDGKGMVIRVTDPRLLNITGGIIQGMSGSPIVQNGKIVGAVTHVFINSPTTGYGCLIEKMLEEAGLWRPGNQQVGALPKGRAFFCLSGFFATISLRFCSSIRLIPLRSLFFSDAFIQIRTRIRGVPSLSEKQALRPSLTMVINVKINRFFANDFTGDPEGYPIGLSKS